A single region of the Thunnus maccoyii chromosome 10, fThuMac1.1, whole genome shotgun sequence genome encodes:
- the LOC121905759 gene encoding THAP domain-containing protein 7-like, whose translation MVVCFLAMPWRCCVPGCKGYDEAKSLGVVFHGLPTRDPPRCRTWLKAIQNPRLHEDMPASKYSGVRVCSLHFQPEDYEEDFRAKILNTPPKPTLKSGAVPSVFPGREHREPGSADASPPAAKRSRTPAASAAAGSSQSLPADESFCIVVSVDPLEFNSTPTSDSDDADDDADKDCTIVYYRNLMELFKMCQTCGQPITDKEVFHSGAQMRVKWSCVGGHSGTWRSSPHLRQVLP comes from the exons ATGGTTGTATGTTTCTTGGCGATGCCGTGGCGGTGCTGTGTTCCCGGGTGTAAAGGCTACGACGAGGCCAAGTCCCTGGGGGTTGTGTTCCACGGTTTACCGACCAGAGACCCGCCGCGCTGCCGGACATGGCTGAAAGCCATCCAGAACCCCCGCTTACACGAAGACATGCCGGCCTCTAAATATAGCGGGGTGAGGGTGTGCAGCCTGCACTTCCAGCCGGAGGACTACGAGGAGGACTTCCGAGCTAAAATACTCAACACCCCGCCCAAACCGACGCTGAAGAGCGGCGCTGTGCCTTCCGTGTTCCCCGGGAGAGAGCACCGTGAGCCCGGCAGCGCGGACGCTTCTCCCCCCGCTGCGAAGAGAAGCAGAACTCCG gCGGCGTCTGCAGCTGCAGGCTCCTCACAGTCGCTGCCAGCAGATGAGAGTTTCTGCATCGTGGTGTCAGTCGACCCGCTGGAGTTCAACTCTACACCGACGTCTGACTCTGACGACGCCGACGACGACGCCGACAAAGACTGTACGATTGTTTACTATCGCAACTTGATGGAGCTTTTCAAAATGTGTCAGACGTGCGGGCAGCCAATCACAGACAAGGAGGTTTTCCACTCAGGAGCTCAGATGAGGGTAAAGTGGAGCTGCGTCGGCGGACACTCCGGGACGTGGAGGTCCTCGCCTCACCTACGACAGGTGCTTCCATAA